The Gemmatimonadota bacterium genomic sequence CGGTCCACCCTCCGCCGAAGTCGATGCGGGTTGGCGCGCGTGCGGTGACGGTTCGCATGGGCTGGTAATGAAACGAATGGCGGCGTGTCGCGCGACACGCCGCCATTCGAACACCGTGCGTACCGTTGATCCTACTTCTTCTTTGGGGCCGCCTTGGCAGCAGGCTTCGCTGGCGCCTTGGCTGCTACCTTGGCCGCGGGCTTCGCCGGCGCCTTGGCCGCGGGCGCGGCCGTGGCCTTCGCAGGAGCCGCCGCCTTGGCCGCGGGCTTCTCGGCGGGCTTCTCTACTGCCTTCACCGCCGGCGCCTTTGTCGGGGCGGCCGCCTTGGGTGCTGCGGCTGGTTCCTTGGCCTTCGCGGGCGTCTTCACCGTCTCCGCCTTCTCTACTGGCTTCGGGCGCTTGCCGTGGGCTTCCTCGACGTCCCGGAGGAGCTTGGTCGCCTCCTCCTGTGACATCTGGCCGCGCCGGACCATGTAATTGACCAGGTCCCGGGCGCTCTCGATGGCGAACGCGGAGATGCCGGCAGCGGCCCCGACGACATCGCGCATCGCCGACGCCATCTTGCTCCCCGCTTCCAGGCTGATCTCGTGTGCCTTGGCCGCCATTTCGGCAACCGTGTCACGGATATCCTGCCCGCGATGGCCAGGGCCACGCTTGGGTGGCGGCGGTGCAACCGGCGCCGCCTCTGGGACGTCGCTTCCGGCTGTTTCGGGCGTCAAATTTTCGGACATCAATTTTGCTCCACGGCGCACGCGAGCCTGACTGGCTCGCACGCGCGGCGAGTGGCGGGGATGTGGGAGGCCCGACAGGCGAGGCCGATGCGCAGGCTGTCGAGCGCGCTAAGTATATGATTTTCCGCCGGATACGCAAGGCACTCGGATGCACTTTAGAGCTAGAATTGCACGCAGTTCCCGCTAGTCGCGATGGTGGCAACTGATACTTCATAGCAACACAATGGAGCCATAAATGCTTCACGGGATCAATGTTCTCGACCTAAGCAGAGTTCTCGCCGGACCGCTGTGTGGTATGGCCCTCGGTGACCTTGGCGCAAACGTCATCAAGGTCGAACGCCCAGGAACGGGCGACGAATCCCGGGGTTGGGGGCCTCCTTTTGACCCACGGGGCGAAAGCGCCTACTACCTCTGCTGCAATCGCAACAAGCTCGGTATCACCCTCGACCTGGATCACGCCACCGGACTGGAGCAGCTGACACGGCTTGCCGCCGGCGCGGACGTGGTCATCGACAACTTCAGGCGTGGCACGCTGGAACGCCGCGGCTGCCATCCGGAACAGCTCCTCGCCCAGCATCCCCGGCTCATATGGTGCACCTTGACCGGGTTCGGCCCCGAGTCTGCCCGACCGGGGTACGATTTCGTTGTCCAGGGCGAGGCAGGCTGGATGTCAATCACGGGGGATCCCGACGGGGCCCCAATGAAAGCCGGGGTTGCCCTCGTGGACGTCCTCGCGGCGAAGGACGCGATCATCGCTATCCTCGCAGCGTTGGCCGCCCGCGCTGTCGGTCCACTTCCCCCAGACCGTCGGCGACTCTTCGTCTCGCTCTACCACTCGGCGACCACCGCCCTGGTGAACGTCGCCCAGAACACGTTGGTCAGCGGCGAGCCTCCCCGTCGATGGGGGAACGCACATGCCAACCTGGTGCCTTATCAGTTGTTTGCTGCGCAGGACCGGGATGTGGTCATTGCCGTCGGCAATGACGGCCAATGGGCGGGGCTGTGCAGGGTTCTCGGCCTCCAGACATTGGCGACGGATCCAACGGTCGCTACGAACGCGGGTCGCCTCTCTCAGCGCCAACGCGTCGTCACCGCCATCGCTGGTGCGGTGGCCGGTCGCGTTGCGGATGAGCTCGTCGGTGCCCTGCTTCGAGTTGGTGTGCCGGCCGGCATTGTCCGGTCCGTTCCGGAGGCGCTCGCCGACGTCGATGCGAGCGCCCTGACGGGAGTAATGCCCCTAGCAGGGGGGGTGCCCCGTCGACCACCACCCCGCCTGGGCGAACACACCGCCGAGGTCCTAGCGCGCGGGTGGGCGGCCTTCGGTTCGAGTGACGCCGGAGCCACGTGACGCGGTGACCCCTCGTGCGTCACTGAGATGTGACGACGATTGCATACGCGCCAATCCCCTCTCTGGGACTGTCGAGACCGCGCAAAAGCGGTTATGCTGCCGCCGTGAAAATCACGGTGCCCGCCGCACTGGTCGACCCGATCGAGGCCGATCAGGAGATTATTTCGAGGGTTCTCGCTGGACACCGCGACGCCTTCGGGATTCTCATCCAGAGATACAGCGACCCGCTCTACCGACATGCCCTTGGCATGACCGGGAGTCCCGACGTCGCTGAGGACATCCTGCAGACCTCGTTCATCAAGGCGTACCATCACCTTTCCGAGGTGCGTGGACGGTTTGATGCCTGGGTCTTCCGGATCGTAGCCAATGGGTGCAAGGACTGGCTGAAGAACATTCGCCGGACCCACCTGAGCTATGAGGAAGATGACCAGCCCACCACGTACGCGACGCCGGAAGAGGAGCTGGACCGGTCGGAGCTGCGGATGGACCTGGACGGCGCGTTGTCACAACTCCCCGCTTCGCTCCGGGAGGCCTTCATCATGAAGCATGTGGAAGGCCGGTCGTACGAGGAGATGGCGGACTTGCTGGCAACCACTGTTGGGGCGCTCAAGATGCGCGTACACCGCGCGCGCGAGGCGCTCCAGGCACTCCTGGAGGA encodes the following:
- a CDS encoding CoA transferase, whose translation is MLHGINVLDLSRVLAGPLCGMALGDLGANVIKVERPGTGDESRGWGPPFDPRGESAYYLCCNRNKLGITLDLDHATGLEQLTRLAAGADVVIDNFRRGTLERRGCHPEQLLAQHPRLIWCTLTGFGPESARPGYDFVVQGEAGWMSITGDPDGAPMKAGVALVDVLAAKDAIIAILAALAARAVGPLPPDRRRLFVSLYHSATTALVNVAQNTLVSGEPPRRWGNAHANLVPYQLFAAQDRDVVIAVGNDGQWAGLCRVLGLQTLATDPTVATNAGRLSQRQRVVTAIAGAVAGRVADELVGALLRVGVPAGIVRSVPEALADVDASALTGVMPLAGGVPRRPPPRLGEHTAEVLARGWAAFGSSDAGAT
- a CDS encoding RNA polymerase sigma factor, which translates into the protein MKITVPAALVDPIEADQEIISRVLAGHRDAFGILIQRYSDPLYRHALGMTGSPDVAEDILQTSFIKAYHHLSEVRGRFDAWVFRIVANGCKDWLKNIRRTHLSYEEDDQPTTYATPEEELDRSELRMDLDGALSQLPASLREAFIMKHVEGRSYEEMADLLATTVGALKMRVHRAREALQALLEEKYAS